A section of the Apodemus sylvaticus chromosome 10, mApoSyl1.1, whole genome shotgun sequence genome encodes:
- the LOC127694498 gene encoding olfactory receptor 1361-like, with product MSSINQSSISEFLLLGLSRQPQQQQQLLFLLFLIMYLATVLGNLLIILAISTDSRLHTPMYFFLSNLSFVDVCFSSTTVPKVLAIYILGSQTISFSGCLTQLYFLCVSADMDNFLLAVMAYDRYVAICHPLDYTAKMTRQFCTLLVLGSWVVANLNCLLHILLIARLSFCGNNIIPHFFCDATPLLKLSCSDTHLNKLIIHTEGAVVMVAPFVCILVSYIYITYAVFRVSSLRGGGKAFSTCGSHLAVVCLFYGTIIAEYFNASSSHSAVRDMVGAVMYTVVTPMMNPFIYSLRNRDMKRAIRKVLTMRFLSKL from the coding sequence ATGAGCAGCATCAACCAGTCAAGTATTTCTGAGTTCCTCCTCCTGGGACTCTCCAggcagccccagcagcagcagcagctcctcttcctgctcttcctcatcATGTACCTGGCCACTGTCCTGGGAAACCTGCTCATCATCCTGGCCATCAGCACAGACTCCCGcctgcacacccccatgtacttcttcctcagcaacCTGTCCTTTGTGGATGTCTGCTTCTCCTCCACCACAGTTCCCAAGGTGCTGGCCATATACATACTTGGGAGTCAAACCATTTCTTTTTCTGGGTGTCTCACACAGctgtattttctctgtgtgtctgctgaCATGGACAATTTCTTGCTGGctgtgatggcctatgaccgGTATGTGGCCATTTGCCACCCTTTAGACTACACAGCAAAGATGACCCGTCAGTTCTGTACACTTCTTGTTTTGGGGTCATGGGTGGTAGCCAACCTTAATTGTCTGTTGCACATACTACTCATAGCTCGACTTTCCTTTTGTGGAAACAATATCATCCCCCACTTCTTCTGTGATGCGACTCCTCTCCTGAAACTCTCCTGCTCAGACACACATCTCAATAAACTGATAATTCATACAGAGGGAGCTGTGGTCATGGTTGCCCCATTTGTCTGTATCCTGGTCTCCTACATCTACATCACCTATGCAGTTTTTAGAGTCTCATCCcttaggggaggagggaaagcctTCTCCACCTGTGGCTCACACCTGGCTGTGGTCTGCCTCTTCTATGGCACCATCATCGCTGAGTATTTTAACGCTTCATCCTCTCACTCAGCTGTGAGGGACATGGTAGGTGCTGTTATGTACACAGTGGTGACTCCAATGATGAACCctttcatctacagcctgaggaacagggACATGAAAAGGGCTATAAGGAAAGTGCTTACCATGAGATTTCTCTCTAAGCTGTAA